From Coffea arabica cultivar ET-39 chromosome 10e, Coffea Arabica ET-39 HiFi, whole genome shotgun sequence, one genomic window encodes:
- the LOC113712258 gene encoding uncharacterized protein: MLKFLSKVRIEFNALDPRTAACMEFLAQCNARKAKESNPACQVQVKRRTDDQPPQITVTFVNGVEEKFDATATPAQTIRNMILEKGQYLETEQMFREAGERWPVIIPEEELNQPFPGIKPKKAEEKKQ, encoded by the exons ATGTTGAAGTTCCTGTCGAAGGTGAGGATCGAGTTCAACGCATTGGATCCACGGACGGCGGCGTGTATGGAGTTTTTGGCTCAATGCAACGCCCGCAAGGCTAAGGAATCGAACCCAGCTTGCCAGGTCCAAGTTAAGCGCCGGACCGACGATCAACCCCCTCAAATCACCGTCACCTTCGTCAACGGAGTTGAGGAGAAATTTGACGCCACCGCCACTCCAGCGCAGACCATCCGGAACATGATTCTGGAGAAGGGTCAGTACCTGGAGACCGAGCAAATGTTCCGAGAGGCTGGGGAGCGGTGGCCTGTCATTATACCTGAGGAAGAGCTCAACCAACCATTCCCTGGTATTAAG CCGAAGAAAGCAGA
- the LOC140015289 gene encoding zinc finger CCCH domain-containing protein 6, translating into MGGSQKSKRVRWPSDDNLCQVRLFLSEETPAQVGFGCQDHLQAKTSWSSNSNSLVSDDNLPPGFEGTQPANLLWNKSPQIPLIKWKCPPRFVLDDAWRVVAGEESVEVERENRRENTVLEAIYPRPSAIPPDPSTDAGAEISSDEPVTLIPITPIEDEDAPAPTNALFDSVTMNTLPLSLQSQPLTPGASSSHVTINHPQRAPATEVITGVDLDVVAAAHAALSAVMTNTNQGNMIDRDLLIKILSDPKMVEQLVKNHGSSTSTQTMPATSMQNVPTNMQHVASISTRMPVASMQNVPATAIPNIASTTTQSIPGPSMPNRPRPMTPGISLSDQSQISISRTDRSLAHMSRPEVVPPPVTAASGGVFYPPSRIAPISNMRPPVPDVVSAPSPSVGAPVAKDINYYKSLIQQHGGDRQEPMLHYNNRSNTHLLSAREPLNNPKSRDMKPKIMKPCMYFNSSRGCRNGANCAYQHDESSPQQRVNGMPDSQSAKRMKMDREITGT; encoded by the exons ATGGGAGGATCGCAGAAATCAAAAAGGGTTAGATGGCCTTCCGATGATAATCTTTGTCAG GTAAGACTGTTTTTATCGGAAGAGACTCCTGCACAAGTTGGGTTTGGGTGTCAGGATCACCTCCAAGCAAAGACATCATGGTCATCAAACTCAAATTCCTTAGTGTCTGATGACAATTTACCACCAGGCTTCGAAGGAACTCAGCCTGCAAATCTACTTTGGAATAAATCACCCCAAATACCTCTTATCAAATGGAAATGCCCTCCTAGA TTTGTATTGGATGATGCTTGGAGAGTGGTTGCCGGAGAAGAAAGTGTAGAAGTTGAGCGTGAAAATAGGCGGGAGAACACAGTGCTTGAGGCAATTTATCCACGACCATCTGCTATTCCTCCAGA TCCTTCTACTGATGCGGGTGCAGAAATCTCTTCTGATGAACCAGTTACTCTTATTCCCATCACTCCTATTGAAGATGAAGATGCACCTGCACCTacaaatgcattatttgattctgtGACAATGAACACTCTTCCCCTCAGCTTACAGTCCCAGCCCTTGACACCTGGAGCTTCCTCATCTCATGTGACAATTAATCATCCCCAGAGAGCCCCTGCAACTGAGGTAATCACTGGAGTGGATCTTGATGTTGTAGCAGCTGCACATGCTGCCTTGAGTGCGGTAATGACCAACACCAATCAAGGAAATATGATTGACCGCGACTTGCTCATCAAAATTCTGAGTGACCCAAAAATGGTTGAACAATTGGTCAAGAACCATGGATCCTCCACTAGTACACAAACCATGCCAGCGACCAGCATGCAGAATGTGCCAACTAATATGCAGCATGTGGCATCTATCAGTACTCGAATGCCTGTTGCAAGCATGCAGAATGTGCCAGCCACTGCGATTCCAAATATTGCATCAACCACCACACAGAGTATACCAGGCCCTAGCATGCCAAATAGGCCCAGGCCAATGACACCAGGAATAAGTTTATCTGATCAGTCTCAGATTTCTATTAGTAGAACAGATCGGTCTTTAGCCCACATGAGCAGACCAGAAGTTGTTCCACCCCCTGTTACAGCTGCTTCTGGTGGGGTCTTCTACCCTCCGAGTCGGATTGCACCTATTTCCAATATGCGGCCGCCAGTGCCTGATGTTGTCTCAGCTCCATCTCCATCTGTAGGGGCTCCTGTTGCAAAGGATATTAACTACTATAAGAGCCTGATCCAGCAACATGGAGGAGATAGACAAGAACCAATGCTGCATTACAACAACCGCAGCAACACTCACTTGCTCTCGGCCAGAGAACCCTTAAATAACCCGAAATCCAGAGATATGAAACccaaaataatgaagccttgtaTGTATTTTAACAGTTCGAGGGGATGTCGGAATGGAGCGAACTGTGCATATCAACATGATGAATCATCACCCCAGCAGAGGGTTAATGGAATGCCAGATTCACAAAGCGCTAAGAGAATGAAAATGGATAGGGAGATCACTGGTACATAA
- the LOC113712124 gene encoding protein IQ-DOMAIN 32: MVRSGTASCFKLISCAGNNDSVDRDDLQAPESKGSSDRSRWSFRKRSARHRVLSNSVTSETPFVSKTDPDTAAVSLQTQASSTIRDKTSAAQWTEEKNEVQIPVDSKSSSAIASAEDENGIASILDEAIVIVIQSAVRRYLAQRVFLKHKNIIKLQAAVRGHIVRRHAVGSLRCVKAIVKMQALVRKRRARLLLKRSNIEENLDEKNGINNHGSFMEKENTGTEPYTYTSIEKLLSNAFARQLLESTPKTKTINIKCDPSKSDSAWKWLERWMSVASVENGQSQKLEFAKDQQGKDDIVEADCQLETAVSSPENCQSRDIKTSAEALSLASEADNNVITYDADSYNFQECRPTVSSVSHKQSDPQNVEQANLSNNTLESLSDHHRASDVCKAEPDSFHDQSEMEHRQHVDVSERTAPEGSEIDGKKSSFVSRKASNPAFIAVQSKFEELSSAANLGKSVGLSNQDAGVDYSMDAVSPGTNHAFGAREIDHAESSIPQTSGIQVGGSECGTELSISSTLDSPDRSEVGVVDFEKETKSSEYGTENPKSSLNLEVDEKVESILSERDVSHSNSSQPEKQESSTAVESEHVSSIVTVESSEIEEKPDSIATGVLVEMESESSHPVSKSSPEASPRSHVTIPESHGTPSSQVSVKPKRIRSGKHGTKHKHGPVSTGKESQLEPNEDNGARSSSEHLSREHKAGKRRDSFGTAKTDHGDQEPRESSSSNSLPSYMQATESARAKALANNSPRSSPDMQYKDVYIKKRQSLSGSNTRQGSPRVQRSLSQAQQAAKGNGTHSPQERKWRR, encoded by the exons ATGGTGAGATCTGGCACAGCTTCATGTTTCAAGCTCATCAGTTGCGCCGGCAACAATGACTCCGTCGACAGAGATGATCTTCAAGCTCCTGAG AGTAAGGGCTCAAGTGATAGAAGTAGGTGGAGTTTCCGGAAAAGATCTGCAAGACATCGAGTGCTGAGCAACTCTGTTACCTCAGAAACACCTTTTGTGAGCAAGACTGATCCGGATACTGCTGCTGTCAGCTTGCAGACGCAGGCTAGCTCTACTATTCGAGATAAAACCTCTGCTGCTCAATGGACAGAGGAGAAAAACGAGGTGCAAATTCCTGTGgattcaaaatcatcatcagcTATAGCTTCTGCCGAGGATGAGAACGGAATTGCCAGCATCCTGGATGAAGCAATTGTAATTGTCATCCAATCTGCAGTTAGGAGATATCTG GCTCAAAGAGTGTTTTTGAAGCATAAGAATATAATTAAGTTGCAAGCTGCTGTACGTGGACACATAGTTAGGCGGCATGCTGTGGGCAGCCTTCGATGTGTCAAAGCCATTGTTAAAATGCAAGCGCTTGTCCGAAAACGCCGTGCTCGCTTGCTTCTAAAACGGTCAAACATTGAAGAAAATTTAGATGAAAAGAATGGAATTAACAATCACGGTTCATTCATG GAGAAAGAAAATACGGGGACTGAGCCATACACATATACTTCCATAGAGAAGTTGCTAAGTAATGCATTTGCACGTCAG CTTCTGGAATCAACACCCAAGACCAAAACCATCAATATCAAGTGTGATCCTTCCAAGTCGGACTCAGCCTGGAAATGGTTGGAGCGCTGGATGTCCGTTGCATCAGTGGAAAATGGACAGTCACAGAAATTAGAGTTTGCTAAAGATCAACAAGGTAAGGACGACATCGTGGAAGCAGACTGCCAACTAGAAACTGCAGTATCATCTCCAGAAAATTGTCAATCAAGAGACATCAAGACTAGTGCTGAAGCATTGTCACTGGCTTCCGAAGCTGATAATAATGTCATCACATATGATGCAGACAGCTACAACTTTCAAGAATGCAGGCCAACCGTATCTTCAGTGAGTCACAAGCAGTCCGATCCTCAAAATGTTGAACAAGCAAATTTGAGCAATAACACATTAGAATCTCTATCTGATCATCATAGAGCATCTGATGTTTGCAAAGCTGAGCCTGATTCATTTCATGATCAATCTGAAATGGAACACAGGCAGCATGTGGACGTGTCCGAGAGAACTGCACCTGAAGGTTCTGAAATTGATGGAAAGAAATCTTCATTCGTATCAAGAAAGGCATCAAATCCTGCATTTATTGCAGTTCAATCGAAGTTTGAAGAACTTAGTTCAGCTGCCAATTTAGGAAAATCAGTTGGTTTGTCCAATCAAGATGCTGGTGTAGATTATTCTATGGATGCTGTTTCACCTGGCACAAATCATGCATTTGGTGCCAGGGAAATTGATCATGCTGAAAGTTCTATTCCCCAAACTTCTGGAATTCAAGTTGGTGGCTCTGAATGTGGGACTGAACTTTCTATTTCTTCCACACTTGATTCTCCGGATAGGTCTGAGGTTGGAGTGGTTGATTTTGAGAAGGAAACCAAAAGTTCGGAGTACGGCACTGAAAATCCTAAGAGCAGTCTAAACTTGGAAGTTGATGAAAAGGTTGAGTCCATACTCTCCGAGAGAGATGTATCACACTCAAATTCGAGTCAGCCAGAGAAACAGGAGAGCAGTACTGCTGTTGAATCCGAGCATGTGAGCTCCATAGTGACTGTTGAATCGTCTGAGATAGAGGAGAAGCCAGATTCTATTGCCACTGGTGTGCTTGTGGAGATGGAATCTGAGTCAAGCCATCCAGTGTCTAAATCTTCACCtgaagcttctccaagaagccaTGTAACAATCCCTGAATCCCATGGAACACCTTCTAGTCAGGTGTCAGTGAAGCCCAAGAGAATCAGGAGTGGGAAGCATGGTACCAAACATAAACATGGACCTGTATCTACTGGTAAAGAATCCCAATTGGAACCTAATGAAGATAATGGTGCAAGAAGTAGCTCAGAGCATTTATCGAGGGAGCACAAAGCAGGGAAGCGGCGCGACTCCTTTGGGACAGCTAAAACTGATCATGGTGATCAAGAACCAAGGGAAAGTAGTAGTAGCAACTCTCTGCCGAGTTATATGCAAGCAACAGAATCAGCAAGAGCCAAAGCTCTTGCTAATAACTCTCCAAGATCAAGTCCTGATATGCAGTACAAGGATGTGTACATTAAAAAAAGACAATCCCTATCTGGTTCAAACACAAGACAGGGGTCACCTCGTGTCCAGCGGTCTCTGTCTCAGGCACAGCAGGCTGCCAAGGGAAATGGAACTCATTCTCCTCAAG AGAGGAAGTGGCGAAGATGA